The following proteins are co-located in the Cyanobacterium sp. T60_A2020_053 genome:
- the ilvN gene encoding acetolactate synthase small subunit has translation MKHTISVLVEDEAGVLTRIAGLFARRGYNIESLAVGPTEQVGISRIIMVVPGDEDTIEQLTKQLHKLINVIKVTDITMIPSVERELMLVKVSTNSSTRGEVLQIAQVFRARVVDIAEDSLTLEVVGDPGKMVAIISMVNKFGIKEISRTGKIALTRESGVNTEYLKSLETKV, from the coding sequence TTTCTGTCCTTGTGGAAGATGAAGCAGGAGTTTTGACCAGAATCGCCGGGTTATTCGCTAGACGTGGCTATAACATTGAAAGTTTAGCGGTAGGACCCACAGAACAAGTAGGCATCTCTCGTATTATTATGGTAGTACCCGGAGATGAAGACACCATCGAACAATTAACCAAACAACTTCACAAGTTAATTAATGTGATCAAAGTTACGGATATTACCATGATCCCTTCTGTGGAAAGGGAATTGATGTTAGTCAAGGTCAGCACCAATAGCTCCACCCGTGGGGAAGTATTACAAATTGCTCAAGTTTTTCGGGCTAGGGTGGTGGATATCGCTGAAGATAGTTTAACCTTAGAAGTAGTGGGAGACCCGGGCAAAATGGTAGCAATTATTTCTATGGTTAATAAATTTGGCATCAAAGAAATTTCTCGCACTGGTAAAATTGCCCTAACGAGGGAATCAGGAGTTAACACGGAGTATCTCAAATCATTGGAGACTAAAGTTTAA
- a CDS encoding HlyC/CorC family transporter yields MLTLAVLTLIVILGSAFCSLSETVLLSVSEIRVRQWALSKKPSALALLKIKQKINRPIATIVILNNIFNIVGSILIGGTISQQLGEQWLGIFSGILTFLIIIFAEILPKTLGQRYADSLSLSIALPVKYLTITFVPLVWLLEKVIQPLTKGAVLPTTNETEIKFLTRIGKTEGVIEADEAEMINRVFHLNDLSAVDLMTPRVLITYLKGDLTLEECQEAIIKSEHTRILIVQDSIDDVIGIALKHELLTAIIQGKKSEKIADLARQANFVPEMMRADYLLKNFQDIRQHLMVVSDEYGGVAGVVSLEDVLEILTGDIVDETDKTINLQEIARRKRERLLISKGLIE; encoded by the coding sequence ATGTTGACTCTTGCAGTCCTTACTCTCATTGTAATTCTCGGTTCGGCTTTTTGTTCCCTTTCCGAAACGGTGTTATTATCCGTGTCAGAGATTCGAGTTAGGCAATGGGCGCTGTCGAAAAAACCTTCTGCTTTAGCTTTATTAAAAATTAAGCAAAAAATTAATCGTCCTATTGCCACCATTGTTATTCTCAATAATATTTTTAATATTGTGGGTAGTATTCTTATTGGTGGTACTATTTCTCAACAGTTGGGTGAGCAATGGTTAGGAATATTTTCGGGAATTTTAACTTTTTTAATTATTATTTTTGCGGAAATTCTCCCCAAAACTCTTGGACAAAGATATGCTGATTCTTTATCCCTTTCCATTGCTTTACCTGTCAAGTATTTAACGATTACTTTTGTGCCTCTAGTGTGGTTACTAGAAAAAGTGATTCAACCTTTGACGAAGGGCGCTGTTTTACCTACTACTAATGAAACGGAAATTAAGTTTTTAACTCGCATCGGTAAAACGGAGGGAGTAATTGAAGCTGATGAAGCGGAAATGATTAACCGTGTTTTTCATCTTAATGATTTATCAGCAGTGGATTTAATGACACCTAGGGTTTTAATTACTTATCTTAAAGGTGATTTAACTCTGGAAGAATGTCAAGAAGCTATCATTAAATCTGAACACACCCGTATTTTAATTGTCCAAGATTCCATTGATGATGTCATTGGTATTGCCTTAAAACATGAGTTATTAACAGCTATTATTCAAGGTAAAAAATCAGAAAAAATTGCTGATTTGGCACGTCAAGCTAATTTTGTGCCTGAGATGATGCGCGCTGATTATCTTCTCAAAAATTTTCAAGACATTCGACAACATTTAATGGTGGTGAGTGATGAATATGGTGGAGTTGCTGGAGTTGTCTCTTTAGAAGATGTATTGGAGATTTTAACTGGGGATATTGTAGATGAAACTGATAAAACTATCAATTTACAGGAAATAGCGCGACGAAAAAGAGAACGTCTTTTAATATCAAAAGGATTGATTGAGTGA